A genomic segment from Polyangium mundeleinium encodes:
- a CDS encoding class I SAM-dependent methyltransferase, producing MTELAPVNLTGIPETMLWTLHNRASEAKRPDAILRDPDAIRIYESVRYDFKRSFGKPDGSHAMRSRIFDDAVRPWMAKHPGGTVVELAAGLETEFQRCDDGKVRWICVDVPEAIAVRERFLKANDRCKYVSKSALDFSWMDEVDGSRGVFVTAQGLLMYFHEKDVRRLFRAIVERFPGVELMFDVIPRWFSKKTLVGLRKTKHYIAPPMPWGVNRSEVKRLIESWSPRITSVEQVSFGYFRGAPGLLLPVFSKVPIVRDVIPSIVRVRTSRWTS from the coding sequence ATGACCGAGCTCGCACCCGTGAACCTGACCGGCATTCCGGAGACGATGCTGTGGACGCTCCACAATCGCGCCAGCGAGGCCAAGCGGCCCGACGCGATCTTGCGTGATCCGGACGCCATTCGGATCTACGAGAGCGTTCGTTACGACTTCAAACGAAGCTTCGGCAAGCCCGACGGCTCGCACGCGATGCGGTCGCGTATCTTCGACGACGCGGTCCGGCCGTGGATGGCAAAGCATCCCGGGGGAACCGTGGTGGAGCTCGCCGCGGGGCTCGAGACGGAATTCCAGCGCTGTGACGACGGCAAGGTGCGCTGGATCTGCGTGGACGTGCCGGAGGCCATCGCGGTGCGCGAGCGGTTCCTGAAGGCGAACGATCGTTGCAAATACGTGTCGAAGAGCGCGCTCGACTTCTCATGGATGGATGAAGTCGACGGTTCGCGCGGGGTTTTCGTGACCGCGCAGGGTCTCCTCATGTACTTCCACGAGAAGGACGTGCGGCGGCTGTTTCGGGCGATCGTGGAGCGGTTTCCCGGGGTCGAGCTGATGTTCGACGTCATTCCTCGGTGGTTCTCGAAAAAGACGCTCGTGGGGCTGCGCAAGACGAAGCATTACATAGCGCCGCCGATGCCCTGGGGCGTGAACCGGAGCGAGGTGAAGCGGCTGATCGAGAGCTGGAGCCCGCGCATCACGTCGGTGGAGCAGGTGTCGTTCGGTTATTTCCGCGGCGCGCCTGGCCTGCTGCTGCCGGTGTTCTCGAAGGTGCCGATCGTGCGCGACGTCATCCCGTCGATCGTGCGGGTCCGGACCTCGCGATGGACATCCTGA
- a CDS encoding MopE-related protein, translated as MKRSVVFSASILGLSLSSLVFTSGCTTDAFCWDCNATPSGSGSGAAGGAGGMGGDGGEGGLIIVGSGGSGGCNADVLTDPQNCGACGVVCNLPNAFSTCEAGFCVVDTCASGFVDLDNQVANGCEYKCTVSNNGDEICDTIDNDCNGAIDELTDLQGDPFNCGACNAVCAYANASPSCVAGACQLAECLVGYHDVNGALGDGCEYACTETNGGVELCDYADNDCDATVDEGFDVQTDPANCGTCGTNCSALYPNSVGTCTAGVCAFGPCLPGHYNLDGIEANGCEYACTPSGAETCDGADNDCNGLVDDGTLPGVGASCGTSDVGECSLGTQACQGGMLACVGAIGPGTELCDGLDNDCSGGADEACPVAKATDTRLDLGANSAVGQAPSTQLSVASRGDVVIAAYLDRRAGNADIRANVSTNGGSTWLTTDAGVASGTLTQVEPWAFLSPTRAYVALAQFPVAAHRDVYIASAPAPYNTYTVPVRVDKDAGTADAFLVRGVVAKAGMQDTLVVVWQSLSGTGANVTTDVFLQRSTNNGTTWLAADLRVNAVQGKAELPAIATNDNGKVFIAWRDARNGKSEVYGAVYDAEAGTLGANVALSGGNPAEQITVAADSGGPNVYVAWTDLRGAKKVIRQNRSNNAGMTFQADGAIVNVDSTFADASAPAIVSAGGRVVVAWEDTRSGLPDIRLNHSMNGGVTWQPTSARADLGTVPGTSASTRPRVAFGGASLVFVTWEDARSGQRDIFANHSFDNGATFQPLDLRMDVGMAGAPSAAGAADSRSPFVVTNAAGARAITVWTDNRTAAGTNGANADIYTSFFE; from the coding sequence GTGAAAAGGTCTGTCGTCTTCAGCGCATCCATCCTCGGCCTCTCGCTCTCGTCGCTCGTGTTCACGAGCGGCTGCACGACCGATGCCTTTTGCTGGGATTGCAACGCCACGCCCTCGGGCAGCGGCTCGGGCGCCGCCGGCGGCGCGGGCGGCATGGGCGGCGACGGCGGTGAGGGAGGGCTCATCATCGTCGGCTCGGGCGGCTCGGGCGGCTGCAATGCCGACGTCCTCACCGACCCGCAGAACTGCGGCGCTTGTGGCGTCGTCTGCAACCTGCCGAACGCGTTCTCCACGTGCGAGGCCGGCTTTTGCGTGGTCGACACGTGCGCGTCGGGCTTCGTCGACCTCGACAACCAGGTCGCAAACGGCTGCGAATACAAGTGCACGGTCTCGAACAACGGCGACGAGATCTGCGACACGATCGACAACGATTGCAACGGCGCGATCGACGAGCTCACCGATCTGCAAGGGGATCCCTTCAACTGCGGCGCTTGCAATGCGGTCTGCGCGTACGCGAACGCCTCGCCCTCGTGCGTGGCGGGTGCTTGTCAGCTCGCCGAGTGCCTCGTCGGGTACCACGACGTCAATGGCGCGCTCGGCGACGGCTGCGAGTACGCGTGCACCGAGACGAACGGCGGCGTCGAGCTCTGCGATTACGCGGACAACGACTGCGACGCGACCGTCGACGAGGGGTTCGACGTCCAGACGGACCCGGCGAACTGCGGCACCTGCGGGACGAACTGCAGCGCGCTCTACCCGAACTCCGTCGGCACCTGCACGGCGGGCGTCTGCGCGTTCGGCCCGTGTTTGCCCGGACATTACAATCTCGACGGCATCGAGGCGAACGGCTGCGAGTATGCCTGCACGCCCTCGGGCGCGGAGACGTGCGACGGCGCCGACAACGATTGCAACGGGCTCGTCGACGACGGCACGCTCCCGGGCGTCGGGGCTTCCTGCGGCACCTCCGACGTGGGCGAATGCTCGCTCGGGACCCAGGCTTGCCAGGGCGGCATGCTCGCGTGCGTCGGAGCGATCGGCCCCGGCACCGAGCTCTGCGACGGCCTCGACAACGATTGCTCGGGCGGCGCGGACGAGGCTTGCCCCGTGGCGAAGGCGACCGACACGCGCCTCGATCTCGGCGCGAACTCGGCCGTCGGGCAAGCGCCGAGCACGCAGCTCTCGGTCGCGTCGCGCGGCGACGTCGTGATTGCGGCCTACCTCGATCGGCGCGCGGGCAATGCCGACATCCGCGCGAATGTCTCGACGAACGGCGGCTCCACGTGGCTCACGACCGACGCCGGGGTCGCGAGCGGCACACTCACGCAGGTCGAGCCCTGGGCGTTCCTCTCGCCGACGCGCGCTTACGTGGCGCTCGCGCAGTTCCCGGTCGCCGCGCACCGCGACGTGTACATTGCCTCGGCCCCTGCGCCTTACAATACGTACACGGTCCCCGTGCGCGTCGACAAGGACGCGGGCACGGCCGACGCCTTCCTCGTGCGCGGCGTCGTGGCCAAGGCGGGCATGCAGGATACGCTCGTCGTGGTCTGGCAGAGCTTGAGCGGCACCGGCGCGAACGTCACGACGGACGTCTTCCTCCAGCGATCGACGAACAACGGGACGACGTGGCTCGCGGCGGACCTCCGCGTCAATGCCGTCCAGGGCAAGGCCGAGCTCCCCGCGATCGCCACCAACGATAATGGAAAGGTGTTCATCGCGTGGCGCGACGCGCGCAATGGCAAGTCCGAGGTCTACGGCGCGGTGTACGACGCCGAGGCGGGCACGCTCGGCGCGAACGTCGCGCTTTCGGGCGGCAATCCGGCCGAGCAGATCACGGTCGCCGCCGATTCGGGCGGGCCGAACGTGTACGTCGCCTGGACCGATCTGCGTGGCGCGAAAAAGGTCATCCGCCAGAACCGCAGCAACAACGCCGGCATGACGTTCCAGGCCGACGGGGCCATCGTGAACGTCGATTCCACGTTCGCCGACGCCTCCGCGCCGGCGATTGTATCGGCCGGCGGCCGCGTCGTCGTCGCGTGGGAGGACACGCGGAGCGGCTTGCCCGACATTCGCCTGAACCATTCGATGAACGGCGGCGTCACGTGGCAGCCGACCTCGGCGCGCGCGGATCTCGGCACCGTCCCGGGCACGAGCGCCTCGACCCGCCCGCGCGTCGCGTTTGGCGGCGCGAGCCTTGTGTTCGTCACCTGGGAGGACGCGCGGAGCGGTCAACGCGACATCTTCGCGAACCACTCCTTCGACAACGGCGCGACCTTCCAGCCGCTCGACCTGCGCATGGATGTCGGCATGGCGGGCGCCCCCTCGGCCGCAGGCGCGGCCGATTCGCGCAGTCCGTTCGTCGTGACGAACGCTGCCGGCGCCCGGGCGATCACCGTTTGGACCGACAACCGCACCGCGGCGGGCACGAACGGCGCGAACGCTGACATCTACACGAGCTTCTTCGAATAA
- a CDS encoding DUF4114 domain-containing protein — MEILRSGPPRAAWPALVALGLCLSPGDARAVVEQTDGLVVPVQVANCPGSGNAEGCIQVGLNIGEGLAATAANNPLNAIFNAVTSPELFSIPRTNGNFGNVTVQDFIEGAGYENTFGWYNASDPTKLYPITPCADEPGSSRTVNFQTEFTAGRYLGGFIGFFLITPENGPTGSNCGDLGNVGHVYYTEQARNGDGNYVHYLLYQSKANPLAYYFGFEDLYRGGDNDFEDMFLKVTGLLAPCTPSAEICDNKDNNCDGIVDNAPVDAGGACGATDVGECAFGTVTCQNGALVCVGAVGPSSEQCNKLDDDCDGVVDDGAAGAGVACGTDVGECTYGTSQCIGGVIVCLGGKGPSLEVCNTLDDDCNGVADDETKDSGGPCGSNIGACLPGTLACVNGSIECVGGTAGTPEACNGIDDDCNGAIDDGNPGGGASCGTDVGSCEAGTEFCVGGSIVCVGAVGPGSEICDGIDNDCDGVADNLAACPGDSKCVEGTCAEQCKFGEFPCPGGQICKEGYCVPATCDNVTCQPGYSCTQGVCVPDNPMGSGGAGGAGGDGGAGGNGGAAGNGGAGATGTGTGASGQTNAWGLATGGGGALCAASPSRFGGRAGGAAMTLLLAASAFVARRRGTRRSA; from the coding sequence ATGGAGATCCTTCGATCAGGTCCTCCGCGGGCGGCGTGGCCCGCGCTCGTGGCTCTTGGTCTATGTTTGTCGCCCGGCGACGCGCGCGCCGTCGTGGAGCAGACCGATGGGCTCGTGGTCCCCGTGCAGGTCGCGAACTGCCCCGGCAGCGGTAACGCGGAGGGCTGCATCCAGGTGGGCCTCAACATCGGCGAGGGGCTCGCGGCCACGGCGGCGAACAACCCGCTGAACGCGATCTTCAACGCTGTCACGAGCCCTGAGCTCTTCTCCATCCCCAGGACGAATGGCAACTTCGGCAACGTCACCGTGCAGGACTTCATCGAGGGCGCCGGGTACGAGAACACGTTTGGCTGGTACAATGCCTCCGATCCGACGAAGCTCTACCCGATCACGCCCTGCGCCGACGAACCCGGGTCGAGCCGCACGGTCAACTTCCAGACGGAGTTCACGGCAGGCCGGTACCTCGGCGGGTTCATCGGCTTCTTCCTGATCACGCCGGAGAACGGGCCGACCGGGAGCAACTGCGGCGACCTCGGCAACGTTGGGCACGTCTATTACACCGAGCAGGCCCGCAACGGCGACGGTAACTACGTCCACTATCTGCTCTATCAGTCCAAGGCGAACCCGCTCGCGTATTACTTTGGGTTCGAAGATCTGTACCGCGGCGGCGACAACGACTTCGAGGACATGTTCCTCAAGGTGACGGGCCTGCTCGCGCCGTGCACGCCCTCCGCCGAGATCTGCGACAACAAGGACAACAACTGCGACGGCATCGTCGACAACGCGCCCGTCGACGCGGGCGGCGCATGCGGCGCCACCGACGTCGGGGAATGCGCGTTCGGCACCGTCACCTGCCAGAACGGGGCGCTCGTGTGCGTCGGGGCCGTCGGGCCCTCGTCCGAGCAATGCAACAAGCTCGACGACGATTGCGACGGCGTCGTCGACGACGGCGCCGCGGGCGCGGGCGTCGCGTGTGGCACCGACGTCGGCGAGTGCACCTATGGCACCTCCCAGTGCATCGGCGGCGTGATCGTTTGCCTCGGTGGCAAGGGGCCCTCGCTCGAGGTCTGCAACACGCTCGACGACGATTGCAACGGCGTCGCCGACGACGAAACGAAGGACTCGGGCGGGCCTTGTGGCTCGAACATCGGCGCCTGCCTCCCGGGCACGCTTGCCTGCGTGAATGGCTCGATCGAGTGCGTCGGGGGTACGGCGGGGACGCCGGAGGCGTGCAACGGGATCGACGACGATTGCAACGGCGCGATCGACGACGGCAACCCCGGCGGCGGCGCGAGCTGCGGCACGGACGTGGGGAGCTGCGAGGCGGGCACGGAGTTCTGCGTCGGCGGCTCGATCGTGTGCGTCGGCGCCGTGGGTCCGGGCTCCGAGATCTGCGACGGCATCGACAACGATTGTGACGGCGTGGCCGACAACCTTGCCGCGTGCCCCGGCGATTCGAAGTGCGTCGAGGGCACCTGCGCCGAGCAATGCAAGTTCGGCGAGTTCCCGTGCCCCGGCGGCCAGATCTGCAAGGAAGGCTATTGCGTGCCGGCGACGTGCGACAACGTCACGTGCCAGCCTGGGTACTCCTGCACGCAGGGCGTGTGCGTCCCCGACAACCCCATGGGATCGGGCGGCGCGGGCGGTGCAGGCGGCGACGGCGGCGCGGGCGGGAATGGAGGCGCGGCTGGAAACGGCGGCGCCGGCGCGACCGGGACCGGTACGGGCGCGTCGGGACAAACCAACGCGTGGGGGCTCGCGACGGGCGGCGGCGGCGCGCTTTGCGCGGCGTCTCCCTCGCGTTTCGGCGGGCGCGCGGGCGGCGCGGCCATGACCCTTCTTCTTGCGGCGAGCGCGTTCGTGGCGCGGCGGCGCGGCACTCGGAGGAGCGCGTGA
- a CDS encoding serine/threonine-protein kinase yields the protein MTLARSDDMAETLDAGVAQSHTRLGAGGTGEARIPPDALRERYEELRLIGEGAMGTVLRGWDPRLGRAVALKLLKSDDPDGTRRFLAEARAQARVQHDNVCRVYEVGEADGQPYIAMELIDGVPLDRAHQKMTLEQKVKVVREVAAALHEAHRLGLVHRDVKPGNIMVTTAEDGSFKPYVVDFGLAREVSGSGETLQNAIAGTPSYMSPEQAEGNTTLLDRRTDVYSLGATLYEIIAGRPPFVGSNAMSILTQVILEDAPGLGSIRRGVPTELETIVMTCLQRDPSRRYESARALGEDLQRFLDGEPIQAKRASLAYVLWAKTRKNRAVVLVAGIGLSVALVLGGMWVNAARHASEQARLARELGEDVKYVELFLRSAYGFPAHDIERERRVVRARLAEIERRMAAAGRAGEGPGHYALGRGHLALHEYETARTQLARAFGAGYTKPEVHYALGLALGGRYQEELDGARRLEDGAAREAAIRKAEASFRDPALRHLQASGGTEVESRAYIEGLVALYEKRYDDAAAKALWAAEESPWLYEAKKLEGDARFEAGITASESGRQEEGRRLFMRAIEAYREAASMARSDAAVHEALAESWIQVLGLDKWEGRDGRVAFDAALAACNDALAVNPRSANTYSKQGRAYYHLGDHQLRSGGDPRPTLEKAVESGRAAIQIAPGDAISMDGVGIAHVYIAKYERRIGLDPVPSLERAMKSFDEANRIQPSFAWAWNDAGIALQSRAEYEADHGLDPRKTLDESVARYERAGKEDRTYNSAFSNMALVLAIRAGYELSIGQDPRPSVQRAVEACARGAEINPKWLPMLNNRGWAELVAAQYEEATGVDPTATLDRVEASFQASLDLNKDEADTHFGMGAAKHVRALYLLRTNADPQKVLDAAHAELRRAALLDAREPLIRLELGLLTMTMARRAALRGEAPAALLDEAERVLREGLRINTRHAPLHATLAELLALRAEQRITRGEAREKLLAEGLAVADEALQHNPKWALAMAAKGALLAERAHAAKDAARADDIRLAVEWLDKAIATNPLLPRRFQDRRAALRRAP from the coding sequence ATGACCTTGGCGCGCAGCGACGATATGGCGGAGACGCTCGACGCGGGTGTGGCGCAGAGCCACACGCGCCTCGGCGCCGGGGGGACCGGCGAGGCTCGCATCCCGCCCGACGCGTTGCGGGAGCGATACGAGGAGCTCCGCCTCATCGGCGAAGGCGCGATGGGGACCGTGCTTCGCGGCTGGGATCCGCGCCTCGGCCGCGCGGTCGCGCTGAAGCTCCTGAAGAGCGACGACCCCGACGGCACGAGGCGATTCTTGGCCGAGGCCCGGGCGCAGGCGCGCGTGCAGCACGACAACGTTTGTCGCGTGTACGAGGTCGGCGAGGCCGACGGCCAGCCGTACATTGCGATGGAGCTCATCGACGGCGTGCCGCTCGATCGCGCGCACCAGAAGATGACGCTGGAGCAGAAGGTGAAGGTCGTCCGTGAGGTTGCTGCGGCGCTGCACGAGGCGCATCGGCTCGGCCTCGTTCACCGCGACGTCAAACCCGGCAACATCATGGTGACGACGGCCGAGGACGGCTCCTTCAAGCCCTACGTCGTCGATTTTGGGCTGGCCCGCGAAGTCTCGGGCAGCGGCGAGACGCTCCAGAACGCCATTGCGGGCACGCCGTCGTACATGTCCCCCGAGCAGGCGGAGGGGAATACGACCCTCCTCGACCGGCGCACGGACGTCTACAGCCTGGGCGCCACGCTCTACGAGATCATCGCAGGCCGGCCGCCGTTTGTTGGGTCAAACGCGATGTCGATCCTGACGCAGGTGATCCTCGAGGACGCGCCGGGGCTCGGGAGCATCCGGCGGGGCGTGCCCACCGAGCTCGAGACCATCGTGATGACGTGCCTGCAGCGAGATCCTTCGCGCCGGTACGAATCGGCGCGGGCGCTCGGGGAGGATCTCCAGCGCTTCCTCGACGGGGAGCCGATCCAGGCCAAGCGCGCCTCGCTCGCTTATGTCCTGTGGGCGAAGACGCGGAAAAACCGGGCCGTGGTCCTCGTCGCGGGCATCGGCCTCAGCGTCGCGCTTGTCCTCGGGGGCATGTGGGTGAACGCCGCGCGGCACGCCTCCGAGCAGGCGAGGCTCGCGCGCGAGCTCGGCGAGGACGTGAAATACGTCGAGCTCTTTCTTCGGAGTGCATACGGTTTTCCCGCGCACGACATCGAGCGCGAGCGGCGCGTCGTGCGGGCCCGCCTCGCTGAAATCGAGCGCAGGATGGCCGCGGCTGGGCGCGCCGGCGAGGGCCCTGGTCATTACGCGCTCGGCCGCGGGCACCTGGCGCTGCACGAGTACGAGACGGCGAGGACGCAGCTCGCGCGGGCGTTCGGGGCCGGGTACACGAAGCCCGAGGTGCATTACGCGCTCGGGCTCGCGCTGGGCGGTCGTTATCAGGAAGAGCTCGACGGCGCGCGTCGCCTCGAAGACGGGGCGGCGCGCGAGGCCGCGATCCGGAAGGCCGAGGCGAGCTTTCGCGACCCGGCCTTGCGACACCTCCAAGCGAGCGGCGGGACCGAAGTCGAGTCGCGGGCGTACATCGAGGGGCTCGTCGCGCTTTACGAAAAACGTTACGACGACGCCGCGGCAAAGGCGCTTTGGGCGGCGGAAGAGTCCCCCTGGCTCTACGAGGCGAAGAAGCTCGAAGGGGACGCGCGATTCGAGGCGGGGATCACGGCGAGCGAGAGCGGGCGCCAGGAAGAGGGGCGCCGCCTCTTCATGCGGGCGATCGAGGCGTATCGGGAGGCGGCGTCCATGGCGCGTAGTGACGCGGCCGTCCACGAGGCGCTCGCCGAATCCTGGATTCAGGTCCTCGGCCTCGACAAATGGGAGGGGCGCGACGGCCGCGTCGCGTTCGACGCCGCGCTCGCCGCGTGTAACGACGCGCTCGCGGTGAACCCGCGGAGCGCCAATACGTACAGCAAGCAGGGGCGCGCCTATTACCACCTGGGCGACCACCAGCTCCGCAGCGGGGGCGACCCTCGCCCGACGCTCGAAAAGGCGGTCGAGAGCGGGCGCGCGGCCATCCAGATCGCGCCGGGCGACGCGATTTCGATGGACGGCGTCGGGATCGCCCACGTCTACATCGCGAAGTACGAGCGCAGGATCGGGCTCGACCCCGTGCCCTCGCTCGAGCGCGCCATGAAGAGCTTCGACGAAGCGAACCGCATTCAGCCGAGCTTCGCGTGGGCCTGGAACGACGCGGGCATCGCCCTCCAGAGCCGGGCGGAATACGAGGCCGACCACGGGCTCGATCCTCGCAAGACGCTCGACGAATCCGTCGCGCGGTACGAGCGGGCGGGGAAGGAAGACCGCACCTACAACTCGGCGTTTTCGAACATGGCGCTCGTCCTCGCGATCCGCGCGGGCTACGAGCTCTCGATCGGACAGGACCCGCGCCCTTCCGTGCAGCGCGCCGTCGAGGCTTGCGCGCGTGGCGCGGAGATCAACCCGAAATGGCTCCCCATGCTGAACAACCGCGGCTGGGCCGAGCTCGTCGCCGCGCAATACGAGGAGGCCACCGGCGTCGATCCCACGGCGACGCTCGATCGTGTCGAGGCGAGCTTCCAGGCCTCGCTCGACCTCAACAAGGATGAGGCCGATACCCATTTCGGCATGGGCGCCGCGAAGCACGTCCGCGCGCTCTACCTCCTCCGCACGAACGCCGATCCGCAAAAGGTCCTCGACGCGGCCCACGCCGAGCTTCGCCGCGCTGCCCTGCTCGACGCGCGGGAGCCCCTCATTCGCCTCGAGCTCGGCCTGCTCACGATGACCATGGCCCGACGCGCGGCGCTCCGCGGCGAGGCGCCGGCGGCCCTGCTCGACGAGGCCGAGCGTGTCCTTCGGGAGGGATTGCGCATCAACACCCGCCACGCCCCGCTCCACGCCACGCTCGCCGAGCTGCTCGCGCTCCGGGCCGAGCAACGGATCACGCGCGGCGAGGCGCGCGAAAAACTCCTCGCGGAGGGCCTCGCCGTCGCCGACGAGGCCCTCCAACACAACCCGAAATGGGCCCTCGCCATGGCCGCCAAGGGCGCCCTCCTCGCTGAGCGCGCCCACGCCGCAAAGGACGCCGCCCGCGCGGACGACATTCGGCTGGCGGTGGAATGGCTCGACAAGGCGATCGCGACGAACCCCCTCTTGCCGCGGCGCTTCCAGGATCGACGCGCTGCTCTTCGTCGCGCCCCCTGA
- a CDS encoding hybrid sensor histidine kinase/response regulator — protein sequence MPARILIVDDNQSLAKNLRDVLSGDPELDVEVSLAETGAEALERAQKDGFEVAVVDVKLPDGSGVDLIGPLREACPHGEIVLVTGNATVNTAIAALRAGAFAFILKNFRPAELISTVAQALEKIALKREREEFERRYRAIVDAADVLIVGLDAFGDVTLWNPRLAAMTGVSTEAALRGALPDNILDEDSRKKVCQAFVAVRDGGAATEIEVGVRDAMGAIRRVRWHLSPVRGSGKRIELVYGIGIDVTERRALERRAADAEALNAMAPLALGLAHEIRNPLNAAVLELHLLARGIERLEAPAARDPMRARVRIVESEIKRLERLLTDFLELARPRAPQREPLDLGRVVDEVLDLEAEAIAAHGLELVRELAAGVVALGDVEKLKQVVLNLVVNALDVMPQGGVLRAGVGADEREAWLSIGDTGPGVDPHILAEIFDPFFTTKAAGTGLGLAIVRKIVDQHGGRVVVDTKKGEGTTVKVILPRG from the coding sequence TTGCCGGCACGGATCCTGATCGTCGACGACAACCAGAGCCTCGCGAAGAACCTCCGGGACGTCCTCTCGGGGGATCCCGAGCTCGACGTGGAGGTTTCGCTCGCCGAGACCGGCGCCGAGGCGCTCGAGCGGGCTCAGAAGGACGGCTTCGAGGTCGCGGTCGTCGACGTCAAGCTGCCCGACGGCAGCGGCGTCGACCTCATCGGCCCCCTGCGCGAGGCTTGCCCCCACGGCGAGATCGTCCTCGTCACGGGCAACGCCACGGTCAACACGGCCATCGCCGCCCTCCGCGCCGGCGCCTTCGCGTTCATCCTGAAGAACTTCCGCCCCGCCGAGCTCATCTCCACCGTCGCCCAGGCCCTCGAAAAGATCGCCCTGAAGCGCGAGCGCGAGGAGTTCGAGCGCCGCTACCGCGCCATCGTCGATGCGGCGGATGTCCTCATCGTCGGCCTCGACGCCTTCGGCGACGTCACGCTCTGGAACCCGCGCCTCGCGGCCATGACCGGCGTCTCCACCGAGGCCGCGCTCCGCGGCGCCTTGCCCGACAACATCCTCGACGAGGACAGCCGAAAGAAGGTCTGCCAGGCGTTCGTCGCGGTCCGCGACGGCGGCGCGGCGACCGAGATCGAGGTCGGCGTGCGGGACGCCATGGGCGCGATCCGCCGCGTCCGCTGGCACCTGAGCCCCGTGCGCGGCTCGGGCAAGCGCATCGAGCTCGTCTACGGCATCGGCATCGACGTCACCGAGCGCCGCGCCCTCGAACGGCGCGCGGCCGACGCGGAGGCCTTGAACGCGATGGCGCCGCTCGCGCTTGGCCTCGCGCACGAGATCCGCAACCCGCTGAACGCTGCCGTGCTGGAGCTGCACTTGCTCGCGCGTGGCATCGAGCGGCTCGAAGCGCCGGCCGCGCGGGATCCGATGCGTGCGCGCGTGCGCATCGTGGAGAGCGAGATCAAGCGCCTCGAACGGCTGCTCACGGACTTCCTGGAGCTCGCGCGGCCGCGCGCGCCGCAACGCGAGCCCTTGGATCTCGGGCGTGTCGTCGACGAGGTCCTCGACCTCGAAGCCGAGGCCATCGCCGCGCATGGGCTCGAGCTCGTGCGTGAGCTCGCGGCGGGCGTCGTGGCGCTCGGCGACGTGGAGAAGCTCAAGCAGGTCGTCTTGAACCTCGTGGTCAATGCGCTCGACGTGATGCCCCAGGGCGGCGTCCTCCGGGCCGGGGTGGGCGCGGACGAGCGCGAGGCGTGGCTCTCCATCGGCGACACGGGACCGGGCGTCGATCCCCATATCCTCGCCGAAATCTTCGATCCGTTTTTCACGACGAAGGCAGCGGGCACGGGGCTCGGCCTCGCCATTGTGCGAAAAATCGTCGATCAGCACGGCGGCCGTGTCGTCGTCGATACGAAAAAAGGCGAAGGCACCACGGTCAAAGTCATTTTGCCGAGGGGTTAG
- the obgE gene encoding GTPase ObgE: MRFVDECKVKVVAGSGGNGSVAFRREKYVPFGGPSGGDGGRGGDVVLVGDEGMSTLLDFVYARTIEAERGEHGQGSDCHGRGGEDRVERVPLGTQIYDGETGELLADVTAHEQRVVVARGGKGGRGNIHFKSAEERAPRRAEKGDPGEERELRLELKVLADVGLVGFPNAGKSTFVAAVSKARPKIADYPFTTLTPSLGVVEIGGGRRAGGTHFVVADIPGLVPGASEGVGLGTRFLKHLERTGALLHLVTIDPGEGRDPLKDYRAIRKEIAKYSEELAARPEIVALSKADLTEVKEAYPAIRKRFKRAKIDLHLVSAATGEGMPELIAALWQMVTEGRRS, encoded by the coding sequence ATGCGGTTCGTCGACGAGTGTAAGGTCAAGGTGGTAGCAGGCAGCGGCGGCAACGGGTCCGTTGCCTTCCGCCGGGAAAAGTACGTGCCCTTCGGGGGCCCCTCGGGGGGCGACGGAGGCCGCGGCGGAGACGTCGTGCTCGTCGGCGACGAAGGGATGAGCACGCTGCTCGACTTCGTCTACGCGCGGACGATCGAGGCGGAACGAGGCGAGCACGGTCAAGGTTCGGACTGTCATGGGCGCGGGGGCGAAGACCGCGTGGAGCGCGTGCCGCTCGGTACGCAGATCTACGACGGCGAGACGGGCGAGCTCCTCGCGGACGTGACGGCGCACGAGCAGCGTGTGGTCGTGGCGCGCGGGGGCAAGGGGGGTCGAGGCAACATCCACTTCAAGAGCGCGGAGGAGCGGGCGCCGCGGCGGGCCGAGAAGGGAGACCCGGGCGAGGAGCGCGAGCTCCGGCTCGAGCTCAAGGTGCTGGCGGACGTGGGGCTCGTGGGCTTCCCGAACGCGGGCAAGAGCACGTTCGTCGCGGCGGTGTCGAAGGCGCGGCCGAAGATCGCGGACTACCCGTTCACGACGCTGACGCCGTCGCTCGGGGTGGTGGAGATCGGCGGAGGGAGGCGGGCGGGCGGCACGCATTTCGTGGTCGCCGACATCCCAGGCCTCGTGCCGGGCGCGAGCGAAGGCGTGGGCCTCGGGACGCGATTCTTGAAGCACCTCGAACGCACGGGGGCGCTCTTGCACCTCGTGACGATCGATCCGGGTGAGGGGCGGGATCCGTTGAAGGATTATCGGGCGATCCGAAAGGAAATCGCCAAGTACAGCGAGGAGCTCGCGGCGCGGCCGGAGATCGTGGCGCTTTCGAAGGCAGACCTGACCGAGGTGAAAGAGGCGTACCCGGCGATCCGGAAGCGCTTCAAGCGGGCAAAGATCGATCTGCACCTCGTGAGCGCAGCGACGGGCGAGGGCATGCCGGAGCTGATCGCCGCGTTGTGGCAGATGGTGACCGAGGGGCGTCGGTCCTGA